In Amaranthus tricolor cultivar Red isolate AtriRed21 chromosome 3, ASM2621246v1, whole genome shotgun sequence, a single window of DNA contains:
- the LOC130807460 gene encoding uncharacterized protein LOC130807460 — MNDPSSLSSSSSYNSASISPADQDVDPAQRTANSSYSLSFEQSRHWRDVFWLAVFIVHLGGLGLLLVVLGLNRFKKNDRLNLDKYTYGFLENHRGLTEDYWPLYAVAAGVGTFLGWTWLLLLGCQANHMMKVSVHILTTYLAVISVFCFWAKQFFWGVAFAIGAMLQFLYVISVIDRLPFSMLVLQKAVKMTWSLRKVMCIAYAFILVMLIWMALWSFGAAGVVASSIGDGGRWWLLMVLSISLFWTGAVLCNTVHVIVSGMVFLVLFHGGQETASMPPDSLMKSLRYAVTTSFGSICYGSLFTAAVRTLRWEIRGVRAKIGNNECLLCCIDFVFHLVETLVRFFNKYAYVQIAVSGKSFNHSARDAWELFQSTGVEALVAYDCSGAVLLMGTVLGGLITGTCAGVWTWLRSSDRVLMVGSTSMLMGMVLVGLAMVVVEGAVTSLYICYALDPLLIHRWDSDFFNQMSETLHQRLQYRSARGRQVLTHNTLDLQIPS; from the exons ATGAACGACCCTTCAAgcctttcttcttcctcttcgtACAACTCTGCCTCCATTTCTCCTGCTGATCAG GATGTTGATCCAGCTCAAAGAACCGCTAATAGCTCATATTCTTTGTCATTTGAGCAATCAAGACACTGGAGAGATGTTTTTTGGCTGGCTGTTTTCATTGTACATTTGGGAGGGTTAGGCTTGCTTTTGGTTGTTCTTGGACTTAATAGGTTTAAGAAAAATGATAGACTAAACCTTGATAAGTATACATATGGGTTCTTGGAAAACCATCGTGGTCTCACAGAGGACTATTGGCCGTTGTATGCCGTTGCTGCTGGGGTTGGTACATTCCTAGGATGGACATGGCTATTATTGCTTGGTTGTCAAGCCAATCACATGATGAAAGTTTCCGTACACATTCTGACTACATATCTAGCTGTTATTAGTGTATTTTGTTTTTGGGCAAAGCAGTTCTTTTGGGGTGTTGCTTTTGCAATTGGAGCAATGTTACAGTTTTTGTACGTCATTTCGGTTATAGACAG ATTGCCTTTTTCAATGCTCGTGCTGCAGAAAGCGGTGAAAATGACATGGAGCCTTCGTAAAGTTATGTGTATAGCATATGCGTTCATTCTGGTGATGCTTATATGGATGGCTTTATGGTCCTTTGGAGCTGCTGGTGTTGTGGCTTCAAGCATTGGTGATGGTGGCAGATGGTGGCTTCTTATG GTTCTATCTATAAGCTTATTTTGGACTGGTGCAGTTCTTTGTAACACAGTTCATGTAATTGTCTCTGGGATGGTTTTTCTCGTTCTCTTCCATGGTGGGCAAGAAACAGCATCTATGCCTCCCGATTCATTGATGAAGTCTTTACGTTATGCTGTGACTACCTCCTTTGGAAGCATTTGTTATGGGTCACTCTTTACAGCAGCAGTTCGTACTCTAAGATGGGAG ATAAGGGGTGTCCGTGCAAAGATTGGAAATAACGAATGTTTGCTTTGTTGTATCGACTTTGTATTTCATCTTGTGGAGACACTTGTTCGATTCTTCAACAAGTACGCATATGTGCAG ATTGCAGTCTCTGGCAAAAGCTTCAATCATTCGGCAAGAGATGCCTGGGAATTGTTTCAGTCGACTGGGGTTGAAGCTCTTGTTGCATACGATTGCTCTGGTGCCGTCCTTTTGATGGGAACTGTGTTGGGAGGGCTCATTACTGGAACATGTGCTGGAGTCTGGACATGGCTAAGATCAAGTGACAGAGTTCTAATGGTAGGCTCCACTTCCATGCTCATGGGGATGGTTTTG GTGGGATTGGCGATGGTGGTAGTAGAAGGTGCAGTTACATCTTTGTACATATGTTATGCCCTAGATCCTCTACTCATTCACAGATGGGATTCCGACTTCTTCAACCAAATGTCGGAAACGCTTCATCAGCGCTTGCAATACAGGAGCGCTCGAGGTCGACAAGTTCTCACTCACAATACACTTGATTTACAAATACCCAGTTAA